In the genome of Chryseobacterium oryzae, one region contains:
- a CDS encoding DUF4142 domain-containing protein yields the protein MKNSILTVLAVATIVSCNKKETTIAGSNSDSLTMSTSDSPTTLNDSATTADNMGTDNTMLSSQDKMFADAASTGSMMEVMTGKLAETNASSAAVKSLAAMIVKDHTMAGEELKKWASANNYSLPAAMTTEQQAMFDELKMKKGAEFDKAYAKMMVSDHKKDIDAFKKQSSEGKDTSLKTFASNTVPTLEKHLKEAQKVDSSMK from the coding sequence ATGAAAAATTCAATTCTTACAGTGTTAGCTGTAGCTACAATCGTGTCGTGCAACAAAAAAGAAACTACTATTGCCGGCAGTAATTCAGATTCTTTAACGATGTCTACATCAGATTCTCCTACAACTCTTAACGATTCTGCAACCACTGCGGACAATATGGGAACAGACAATACAATGCTCAGTTCTCAGGACAAAATGTTTGCAGATGCAGCATCAACAGGAAGTATGATGGAAGTAATGACCGGAAAACTTGCGGAAACCAATGCTTCGAGTGCCGCTGTGAAATCTTTGGCTGCTATGATTGTAAAAGATCATACAATGGCTGGAGAAGAGCTGAAGAAATGGGCTTCGGCAAACAATTATAGCCTTCCTGCAGCAATGACTACCGAACAGCAGGCAATGTTCGATGAATTAAAAATGAAAAAGGGAGCAGAATTTGATAAAGCTTATGCCAAAATGATGGTTTCCGATCATAAAAAGGATATTGATGCATTTAAAAAACAGTCTTCAGAAGGAAAAGATACTTCTTTAAAGACTTTCGCATCCAATACAGTTCCTACTTTGGAAAAACATTTAAAAGAAGCCCAAAAAGTTGATTCATCAATGAAATAG
- a CDS encoding YciE/YciF ferroxidase family protein: MATKTSNTSDQNSSASDSTQKTSENSTMKVDNATVKKEEMKNAPLHKFFVDALKDIYYAEDAIVSALDKMQEAATTEELKDAFEDHQLQTKKHLSRLEKVFRLIDEKPEKKKCDAIEGIIKEGEEVIKSTETGSMTRDVALIIAAQKVEHYEIATYGGLVQLAITMGHDKAADLLDKTLQEEEDTDYNLTEIAETHINFEAEQED; encoded by the coding sequence ATGGCTACAAAAACAAGTAATACATCAGATCAAAATTCTTCAGCATCAGATTCTACCCAGAAAACTTCAGAAAATTCTACAATGAAAGTAGATAATGCAACAGTTAAGAAAGAAGAGATGAAAAATGCTCCACTTCATAAATTCTTCGTGGATGCTCTTAAAGATATTTATTATGCAGAAGATGCTATTGTTTCCGCTTTGGACAAAATGCAGGAAGCAGCAACTACTGAAGAACTTAAGGATGCATTTGAAGATCATCAATTACAAACAAAAAAACACCTAAGCAGGTTAGAAAAAGTATTCAGGTTAATTGATGAAAAGCCGGAAAAGAAAAAATGTGATGCAATTGAAGGGATCATTAAAGAAGGGGAGGAGGTTATAAAATCTACTGAAACCGGCAGTATGACAAGAGATGTTGCTCTTATTATTGCAGCGCAGAAAGTAGAGCATTACGAAATTGCCACTTATGGTGGTTTGGTTCAGTTGGCTATTACGATGGGGCACGATAAAGCTGCAGATCTTTTAGATAAAACTCTTCAGGAAGAAGAAGATACAGATTATAATCTTACCGAAATTGCAGAAACACACATTAATTTTGAAGCTGAACAAGAAGATTAA
- a CDS encoding KGG domain-containing protein, protein MNNRNSNRRNSGNRSSQNDRSTLEEVYQLGYDHGFTDASQDEDYDDDFSDYEDDYENSYDDDYDDEDYDDDDYDYDDDDYDDDDRQGGRSNSVGNRNSNRDSQGRFTSGSGSRSGSSRSGSGRSNSGNSGRSNSSGRSSNSGSGRSRSNNYGSNSRGSNSSSGRGGSSSGNSSNSGRSGNSNSSGRSSNSGSGKQGFASMSKSERTRIARMGGQASHGGGSNSGSNSRSGRSGFGGRRNS, encoded by the coding sequence ATGAACAACAGAAATTCAAACAGAAGAAATTCAGGAAACAGATCTTCGCAGAATGACAGATCCACGCTTGAAGAAGTGTATCAATTAGGTTACGATCATGGTTTTACCGATGCATCGCAAGACGAAGATTATGATGATGATTTCTCAGATTACGAGGATGATTATGAAAACAGTTATGATGATGACTATGATGATGAGGATTACGACGATGATGATTATGACTATGATGATGATGATTATGACGATGATGATAGACAAGGCGGAAGGTCTAATTCTGTAGGGAATAGAAATTCTAACAGAGATAGTCAGGGAAGATTTACCTCTGGAAGCGGTTCCCGTAGCGGAAGTTCGAGATCCGGAAGCGGTAGGTCAAACAGCGGGAATTCAGGTAGATCTAATAGTTCTGGAAGGAGCTCAAACTCAGGTTCGGGCAGATCACGCAGCAATAACTATGGAAGTAATTCTCGTGGAAGCAACTCAAGTTCAGGAAGAGGTGGTTCTAGCAGTGGAAACTCATCTAATTCGGGAAGATCTGGAAATTCTAACAGTTCAGGAAGAAGTTCCAACTCTGGTTCGGGAAAACAGGGATTTGCATCAATGAGTAAATCTGAACGTACACGAATTGCACGTATGGGAGGACAGGCTTCTCATGGAGGAGGAAGTAATTCCGGCTCCAATTCAAGATCTGGAAGATCAGGTTTTGGGGGAAGAAGAAATTCATAA
- a CDS encoding ubiquitin family protein, with translation MISVIDASEYIHVALVYQTRYIMNTSNATAYLLSAFLLQKIADVLEQSQIPLENPTG, from the coding sequence ATGATTTCAGTCATAGATGCATCCGAATATATTCATGTAGCTTTGGTATACCAAACCAGATATATTATGAATACCAGTAATGCAACAGCATATTTACTTTCTGCATTTTTGTTGCAGAAAATTGCAGATGTTTTAGAACAATCTCAAATTCCTTTAGAAAATCCCACGGGATAA